One window of the Rhodococcus sovatensis genome contains the following:
- a CDS encoding APC family permease, translated as MKEHYDVQVESKGLSAGQLGLLASVVLGISTIAPAYALTASLGPTVSEVGVNLPAIFIVGFIPMLLVALGYRELNSAEPDSGTSFTWASKAFGPYIGWMGGWGLIAATIIVLSNLAGVAVDFFYLFLAQVTSNDSLADLSSNKLVNIITCLAFMALAAWICYRGMQETKKVQYTMLSFQLVVMAWFIIAAFVKIGQGEGADDISFSLDWFDPFGIESFSAFTAGLSLSIFMYWGWDVCLTVNEETAGSEKIPGRAAIVTVFFIIVLYLLTAVATLLFAGTGDTGNGLQNPDTTDNVFAALAGPVMGPFAVLLSLAVLGSSASSLQATFISPARTLLAMGHYQAIPKRFASITPRFSTPGFATIVAGVASAGFYAVMRVVSDNVLTDTIAALGLMICFYYGITAFACVWYFREELFTSVRNFFFKFLAPLLGGIGMAVVFVQTSVDAWDPEFGSGSSLFGIGMVFLIGVGIIALGVVLMFVIAIRMPEFFKGRILKKDTPVLVIDD; from the coding sequence ATGAAGGAGCACTACGATGTTCAGGTCGAATCCAAAGGTCTGTCCGCCGGTCAACTCGGACTGCTCGCCAGCGTCGTCCTCGGCATCTCCACTATCGCGCCCGCGTATGCGCTGACGGCGTCCCTCGGGCCGACAGTGTCCGAGGTCGGGGTCAACCTGCCAGCGATCTTCATCGTCGGATTCATCCCGATGTTGTTGGTAGCACTGGGATATCGCGAGCTGAACTCCGCCGAACCCGACAGCGGTACGTCGTTCACCTGGGCGTCCAAGGCTTTCGGTCCATACATCGGCTGGATGGGCGGTTGGGGCCTTATCGCCGCGACCATCATCGTCCTGTCGAATCTCGCGGGCGTCGCAGTCGACTTCTTCTACCTCTTCCTCGCCCAGGTCACCAGCAACGATTCGCTCGCGGACCTGTCGAGCAACAAGCTTGTCAACATCATCACGTGCTTGGCCTTCATGGCGTTGGCCGCGTGGATCTGCTACCGCGGCATGCAGGAGACCAAGAAAGTGCAGTACACGATGCTGTCGTTCCAGCTCGTGGTCATGGCGTGGTTCATCATCGCCGCGTTCGTGAAGATCGGACAGGGCGAGGGCGCCGACGACATCAGCTTCAGCCTCGACTGGTTCGACCCGTTCGGTATCGAGAGTTTCTCGGCCTTCACGGCGGGGCTGTCACTCTCGATCTTCATGTACTGGGGCTGGGACGTCTGCCTGACGGTCAACGAGGAGACGGCGGGCAGCGAGAAGATTCCGGGACGCGCCGCGATCGTGACCGTATTCTTCATCATCGTCCTGTACTTGCTGACGGCGGTTGCGACGCTTCTGTTCGCAGGAACCGGCGACACCGGCAACGGACTGCAGAATCCGGACACCACAGACAACGTCTTCGCCGCGTTGGCAGGTCCGGTGATGGGCCCGTTCGCGGTCCTGCTGTCCCTCGCAGTCCTCGGAAGCTCGGCGTCCTCGCTACAAGCGACCTTCATCTCCCCCGCCCGCACGTTGCTGGCAATGGGTCACTACCAGGCCATCCCGAAACGCTTCGCCTCGATCACCCCACGGTTCAGCACCCCGGGTTTCGCGACGATCGTCGCCGGCGTCGCATCGGCCGGGTTCTACGCGGTTATGCGTGTTGTGAGCGACAACGTGCTCACCGACACCATTGCAGCCCTTGGTCTGATGATCTGTTTCTACTACGGCATAACGGCTTTCGCGTGTGTCTGGTATTTCCGAGAGGAGCTGTTCACCTCGGTGCGGAACTTCTTCTTCAAGTTCCTCGCTCCCCTGCTCGGCGGGATCGGCATGGCGGTCGTGTTCGTGCAGACCTCGGTCGACGCGTGGGACCCGGAGTTCGGCAGCGGTTCGTCACTGTTCGGCATCGGCATGGTGTTCCTCATCGGCGTCGGCATCATCGCCCTCGGAGTCGTTCTGATGTTCGTCATCGCCATCCGCATGCCCGAGTTCTTCAAGGGTCGAATCCTGAAGAAGGACACCCCGGTGCTCGTCATCGACGACTGA
- a CDS encoding nitrilase-related carbon-nitrogen hydrolase has protein sequence MQTLTDLTAAEPLTRTAPTDRAPLRVGLVQHRWIPDAAQLRRELLDAIASAADQGAQVVFLPEIALLRYPADTRASDNPGRDAEDLLTGPTFSLAAEAARGHGIVVHASLYEKAEEADGLGFNTAIMVGPTGELLARTRKLHIPISAGYYEDTYFRPGPADDPYPVYAPEELGGARVGLPTCWDEWFPEVARSYSLGGAEILAYPTAIGSEPTFPKFDTQPLWQQVIVANGISSGLFMVVPNRCGDEGAITFYGSSFISDPYGRILVQAPRDEPAVLVADLDLDQRREWLELFPFLLTRRPDTYDRLTEPVDTSRPYGDGHAATAVVK, from the coding sequence ATGCAGACCCTCACGGATCTCACCGCAGCCGAGCCTTTGACCCGCACCGCCCCGACGGACCGCGCACCCTTGCGCGTCGGGCTCGTGCAACACCGATGGATACCCGACGCCGCCCAGTTGCGCCGCGAACTTCTCGACGCCATCGCCTCGGCTGCAGACCAGGGCGCCCAGGTCGTATTCCTCCCCGAGATCGCGCTGCTGCGCTACCCGGCCGACACGCGTGCGTCGGACAATCCCGGCCGTGACGCCGAGGATCTGCTGACCGGACCCACGTTCTCGCTGGCCGCCGAGGCCGCACGTGGACACGGCATCGTCGTCCATGCGTCGTTGTACGAAAAAGCCGAGGAAGCAGACGGTCTCGGGTTCAACACCGCGATCATGGTCGGACCGACGGGCGAGTTGCTGGCACGCACTCGCAAGCTCCACATCCCAATTTCGGCCGGATATTACGAGGACACCTACTTCCGGCCCGGCCCGGCCGACGACCCCTATCCCGTCTACGCTCCAGAAGAGCTCGGCGGAGCCCGAGTGGGCCTGCCCACCTGCTGGGACGAGTGGTTCCCCGAGGTCGCGCGGAGCTATTCACTCGGCGGCGCAGAGATACTGGCGTATCCGACGGCCATCGGTTCCGAACCGACGTTCCCGAAGTTCGACACTCAGCCGCTGTGGCAGCAGGTCATCGTCGCCAACGGAATCTCGAGCGGACTGTTCATGGTGGTGCCGAACCGCTGCGGCGACGAGGGCGCGATCACGTTCTACGGATCCTCGTTCATCTCCGACCCGTACGGACGCATCCTCGTTCAGGCTCCCCGAGACGAACCGGCAGTGCTCGTCGCCGATCTCGACCTCGACCAGCGTCGGGAATGGTTGGAGCTCTTCCCGTTCCTCCTGACACGCCGACCCGACACGTACGACAGGTTGACCGAACCCGTAGACACCTCGCGCCCCTACGGCGACGGCCACGCCGCGACGGCGGTCGTGAAATGA
- a CDS encoding universal stress protein, which produces MRLIVGYQATPSGEDGIALAAILARTFNATLDICIVLPCERPVPSKAPVEVAYDDILVQQATEWLAEAMALVPDDIEAEGRLLFDESFAQGLIDIATERDADMIVVGAASDGLLGRHAIGSVTSELLHVAHVPLALAPRGTRHSQVERLRGITCAVGNRPGAEVLTDTAFELSTEALLPLRLVSLVSIDSRAAGEDTRTRAARERDMAKADDNLRKAFESLPSRTEVESIVAEGNGIEKAVSSLEWHDGDVLMVGSSRLGQPRRLFLGSTAAKILRVLPVPMIVVPRGVGDRS; this is translated from the coding sequence ATGCGCCTGATCGTCGGATACCAAGCCACGCCCAGCGGAGAGGACGGTATCGCTCTCGCCGCGATACTTGCCCGCACGTTCAACGCTACGTTGGACATCTGCATCGTGCTTCCGTGTGAACGGCCGGTGCCGTCGAAAGCACCGGTCGAGGTCGCCTACGACGACATTCTCGTTCAGCAGGCGACGGAGTGGCTCGCCGAGGCAATGGCGCTCGTGCCCGACGACATCGAGGCCGAGGGGCGACTGCTGTTCGACGAGTCCTTCGCTCAGGGCCTCATCGACATCGCCACCGAGCGCGACGCCGACATGATCGTCGTCGGCGCGGCCAGCGACGGCCTCCTCGGCAGGCACGCGATCGGCAGCGTCACCAGCGAGCTGTTGCACGTGGCCCACGTTCCGTTGGCGCTCGCACCCCGGGGCACGCGACACAGCCAGGTCGAAAGGTTACGAGGGATCACCTGCGCCGTCGGAAACCGTCCTGGCGCCGAGGTATTGACCGACACGGCATTCGAACTGAGCACCGAGGCCCTCCTCCCCCTGCGCCTCGTCTCTCTCGTGTCGATCGACAGCCGCGCAGCAGGTGAGGACACCCGCACTCGCGCCGCTCGCGAACGCGACATGGCCAAGGCCGACGACAACCTCCGAAAGGCGTTCGAATCGCTGCCGTCGCGCACCGAAGTGGAGTCGATCGTCGCCGAGGGCAACGGGATCGAGAAGGCCGTCTCGTCGCTGGAATGGCACGACGGTGACGTTCTGATGGTCGGGTCGAGCAGACTCGGTCAGCCACGACGGTTGTTCCTCGGCTCCACCGCAGCGAAGATCCTGCGTGTTCTTCCCGTCCCGATGATCGTGGTACCACGCGGAGTAGGAGATCGATCATGA
- a CDS encoding agmatine deiminase family protein, producing the protein MSTAAPRYLMPAETAPQDRVWMAFPCEGYSLGDDEKDKDEARSTWAAVAHAIAKFEPVTVVVDPNEVSIARTYLSIDIDIVEAPLNDAWMRDIGPTFVHTEDGSVAAVDWVFNGWGAQDWAQWDKDSRIGEFVSGLSGVPRIASNLVNEGGGIQVDGTGTVLVTETVQLDPGRNPGLTKTDVEAELARTIGAKHVIWLPRGLTRDSERFGTRGHVDIVASIPTPGTVMVHVQRDPSHPDFEVSRLVLEVLRASHDGHGNEWKIVEMPAPATLSDSEGFVDYSYINHLVVNGGVIACSYDDPVDAEAVSILQQVYPGREVVTVDARPLFARGGGIHCITQHQPSRR; encoded by the coding sequence ATGAGCACGGCTGCACCGCGATACCTGATGCCCGCCGAGACTGCACCACAGGACAGGGTATGGATGGCGTTCCCGTGCGAGGGCTATTCGCTCGGCGACGACGAGAAGGACAAAGACGAAGCACGATCGACGTGGGCCGCCGTCGCACACGCCATCGCGAAGTTCGAGCCGGTCACCGTCGTCGTCGATCCGAACGAGGTGTCCATCGCCCGCACCTACCTCTCCATCGACATCGACATCGTCGAAGCGCCGTTGAACGACGCCTGGATGCGCGATATCGGGCCGACCTTCGTCCACACCGAGGACGGTTCCGTGGCGGCGGTGGACTGGGTGTTCAACGGCTGGGGTGCACAGGATTGGGCTCAGTGGGACAAGGACTCTCGCATCGGCGAGTTCGTGTCCGGCCTTTCCGGCGTTCCGCGGATCGCATCGAATCTGGTCAACGAGGGTGGCGGGATTCAGGTCGACGGAACGGGAACCGTATTGGTCACGGAGACAGTACAGTTGGATCCCGGCCGTAACCCCGGCCTCACCAAGACCGACGTCGAGGCCGAACTCGCGCGGACGATCGGTGCGAAGCACGTCATCTGGCTGCCGCGCGGATTGACGCGTGACTCCGAAAGATTCGGCACCCGAGGACACGTCGACATCGTTGCATCTATCCCGACGCCCGGGACCGTCATGGTGCACGTTCAGCGCGATCCGTCGCACCCGGATTTCGAGGTGAGCAGGCTCGTCCTCGAGGTGCTACGCGCCTCCCACGACGGTCACGGCAACGAGTGGAAAATTGTCGAGATGCCCGCTCCGGCAACGCTGTCCGATTCCGAGGGATTCGTCGACTACAGCTACATCAACCATCTCGTGGTCAACGGTGGTGTCATCGCGTGTAGCTATGATGATCCAGTCGACGCGGAGGCCGTATCGATTCTGCAGCAGGTGTATCCGGGACGCGAGGTCGTGACGGTCGATGCGCGTCCACTGTTCGCGCGTGGCGGCGGAATTCACTGCATTACCCAGCATCAACCGTCGAGGCGGTAG
- the urtB gene encoding urea ABC transporter permease subunit UrtB encodes MDVVVGQLFTGLSIGSILLLAALGLSLTFGQMGVINMAHGEFIMAGSYTAYVVQQVVSTGGASLFISLIVGFLVGGAMGVLLEVTLIQRMYHRPLDTLLVTFGVGLVLQQLARDIFGAPAVNVVSPGWLSGGVEILGAVVPKTRIFILVLAIICVVALSFALKTTPMGRRIRAVVQNRDLAETSGISSRKTDISTFFIGSGLAGVAGVALTLIGSTSSTVGQSYLIDAFLVVVVGGLGQIKGAVIAAFALGTINSFIEYSTTASIAKVIVFVLIVIFLQARPQGLFAVKTRSLV; translated from the coding sequence ATGGATGTCGTAGTCGGGCAGCTGTTCACCGGCCTCAGTATCGGATCGATTCTCTTGCTCGCCGCTCTGGGACTTTCGCTGACGTTCGGTCAGATGGGCGTCATCAACATGGCCCATGGTGAATTCATCATGGCCGGTTCGTACACCGCATACGTCGTACAGCAAGTCGTCTCGACCGGCGGCGCGTCGCTGTTCATCTCACTGATCGTCGGATTTCTCGTCGGCGGCGCCATGGGCGTCCTGCTCGAGGTCACTCTGATCCAGCGCATGTACCACCGTCCACTGGACACGCTGCTCGTCACGTTCGGCGTCGGGCTCGTGCTGCAACAGCTCGCGCGCGACATCTTCGGAGCTCCCGCAGTCAACGTCGTCTCCCCCGGTTGGTTGTCCGGCGGCGTCGAGATCCTCGGGGCCGTGGTCCCGAAGACCCGCATCTTCATTCTCGTTCTCGCCATAATCTGTGTTGTCGCATTGTCGTTCGCACTCAAGACGACTCCGATGGGCCGCCGCATCCGAGCGGTAGTGCAGAATCGCGATCTCGCCGAAACCTCCGGCATCTCGAGCCGCAAGACCGATATCTCGACGTTCTTCATCGGCTCGGGTCTCGCCGGAGTCGCGGGCGTCGCGCTGACGCTCATCGGATCCACGAGCTCCACCGTCGGCCAGAGCTACCTGATCGACGCCTTCCTGGTGGTCGTCGTCGGCGGACTCGGCCAGATCAAGGGTGCTGTCATCGCAGCGTTCGCACTCGGCACCATCAACTCGTTCATCGAATACAGCACCACGGCGTCCATCGCCAAGGTCATCGTGTTCGTGTTGATCGTGATCTTCCTCCAAGCCCGCCCGCAAGGCCTGTTCGCGGTCAAGACAAGGAGTTTGGTATGA
- a CDS encoding helix-turn-helix transcriptional regulator — MTNAPRTNAVRDYRKAARLTQAELGKACGVSRQSIVSVEGGDYAPSVYLALNLATALGTTVEALFAPTHESGE, encoded by the coding sequence ATGACCAACGCGCCCAGAACCAATGCGGTGCGTGACTATCGCAAGGCTGCGCGGCTGACGCAGGCCGAGCTGGGAAAGGCCTGCGGGGTCAGTAGGCAGAGCATCGTCTCCGTCGAAGGCGGTGACTATGCGCCGAGCGTTTACCTGGCGCTGAACCTCGCGACGGCCTTGGGTACCACCGTCGAAGCGCTGTTCGCACCCACACATGAGTCAGGGGAGTGA
- the urtC gene encoding urea ABC transporter permease subunit UrtC produces MSTFIAKRGAWLGFALAAILLFAVAPAVLSEFRLNLLGKFICYAIVAVGIGLAWGRGGMLTLGQGVFFGLGAYIMAMHLKIADAEIRGDDVPDFMSIAGIRELPSYWVPFTSPFVTVLGILFVPALVALVLGLGVFKRRVKGAYFAILSQALAAAFAILLIGQQSTGGSNGLNRFRTFFGFNLNDPANKQMLFFIAAGVLLVVVAITRQLMYSRYGELLVAVRDQEERVRFLGYDPANVKIVAYVTAAFFAGLAGALFVPIVGIVSPNDVGIVPSIAFLIGVAIGGRTTLLGPVLGALGVAWAQTTLSEQFPSGWTYAQGLLFIVVVGFFPAGVAGLFALRRRKKADEPPLVVDVEEKELVK; encoded by the coding sequence ATGAGTACCTTCATCGCGAAGCGCGGTGCCTGGTTGGGCTTTGCCCTTGCGGCCATCCTCCTGTTCGCCGTCGCGCCTGCCGTTCTCAGCGAGTTCCGGCTCAATCTCCTCGGTAAGTTCATCTGCTACGCCATCGTCGCCGTCGGTATCGGATTGGCCTGGGGCCGAGGCGGAATGCTCACCCTCGGGCAGGGCGTGTTCTTCGGACTCGGCGCCTACATCATGGCGATGCATCTCAAGATCGCCGACGCCGAGATCCGAGGTGACGACGTACCGGACTTCATGTCGATCGCCGGCATCCGTGAACTGCCGTCGTACTGGGTTCCGTTCACCTCCCCGTTCGTCACCGTCCTCGGCATTCTCTTCGTGCCCGCTCTCGTCGCGTTGGTCCTCGGTCTCGGTGTCTTCAAACGTCGGGTCAAGGGTGCATACTTTGCCATCCTCAGTCAGGCACTCGCGGCCGCGTTCGCGATCCTGCTGATCGGCCAGCAGAGCACTGGAGGGTCCAACGGACTCAACAGGTTCCGCACCTTCTTCGGGTTCAACCTCAACGATCCTGCCAACAAGCAGATGCTGTTCTTCATTGCCGCCGGTGTGCTGCTCGTCGTCGTCGCCATCACTCGCCAGCTGATGTACTCACGTTACGGCGAACTGCTCGTTGCAGTCCGTGACCAGGAAGAGCGCGTCCGCTTCCTCGGCTACGACCCTGCGAACGTGAAGATCGTCGCGTACGTGACCGCTGCGTTCTTCGCTGGACTCGCCGGTGCGCTGTTCGTACCGATCGTCGGAATCGTATCTCCCAACGACGTCGGCATCGTCCCGTCCATCGCGTTCCTCATCGGAGTCGCTATCGGTGGCCGCACGACTCTGCTCGGACCGGTCCTCGGTGCGCTGGGAGTTGCGTGGGCGCAGACCACACTGTCCGAACAGTTCCCGTCGGGCTGGACCTACGCGCAAGGCCTGCTGTTCATCGTCGTCGTCGGATTCTTTCCTGCCGGTGTCGCCGGCTTGTTCGCATTGCGCAGACGCAAGAAAGCGGACGAACCTCCCCTCGTGGTCGATGTCGAAGAGAAAGAGCTGGTCAAATGA
- the urtA gene encoding urea ABC transporter substrate-binding protein yields MPALPSSKFATRALVAPAALAMVGLALTACGSKASDTASGDGGTAAESCVDTSGDTIKVGSLNSLSGTMAISEVTVRDSIALAVEEINAAGGVNGKQIEVVAEDGASEPTIFAEKAEKLISSDCVAAVFGGWTSSSRKAMLPVFEDNDALLYYPVQYEGLEASDNIFYTGATTNQQIIPALDYLKEQGVTSLYLVGSDYVFPQTANREIKAYAEANGIEIKGEDYTPLGSTDFSTIVNKVRSADADAVFNTLNGDSNVAFFREYTNAGLNAADMPVISVSIAEEEVAGIGAQNIAGQLTAWNYYQTVDTPENNKFVADYKAKYGADKPTSDPMEAAYTSVYLWKNTVEKADSFAVSDIQAAADGVSFAAPEGEVVINGDNHHISKTARIGEIRPDGLIYTIWESPAPIEPDPFLETYDWAADLN; encoded by the coding sequence ATGCCTGCTCTTCCTTCTAGTAAGTTCGCCACGCGCGCGCTGGTTGCTCCGGCCGCGCTGGCAATGGTCGGTTTGGCACTCACCGCGTGCGGTAGCAAGGCCAGTGACACAGCTTCCGGTGACGGTGGAACAGCTGCCGAGTCCTGCGTCGACACCTCGGGCGACACCATCAAGGTCGGATCGCTCAACTCGCTGTCCGGCACCATGGCCATCAGCGAAGTGACAGTGCGTGATTCGATCGCTCTTGCCGTCGAGGAGATCAACGCTGCCGGGGGCGTCAACGGTAAGCAGATCGAGGTCGTGGCCGAGGACGGCGCTTCCGAACCGACCATATTTGCGGAGAAGGCAGAGAAGCTGATCAGCAGCGATTGTGTCGCAGCAGTATTCGGCGGCTGGACCTCCTCCTCGCGCAAGGCCATGCTCCCGGTCTTCGAGGACAACGACGCGCTGCTGTACTACCCCGTCCAGTACGAGGGCCTCGAGGCTTCGGACAACATCTTCTACACCGGCGCCACCACGAACCAGCAGATCATCCCCGCGTTGGACTACCTCAAGGAACAGGGAGTGACGTCCCTGTACCTGGTCGGTAGCGACTACGTCTTCCCGCAGACCGCCAACCGCGAGATCAAGGCATACGCGGAGGCCAACGGTATCGAGATCAAGGGCGAGGACTACACCCCGCTCGGCTCGACGGACTTCTCCACGATCGTCAACAAGGTCCGCTCCGCCGACGCCGATGCAGTGTTCAACACCCTCAACGGTGACTCCAACGTCGCGTTCTTCCGCGAGTACACCAACGCTGGACTCAATGCCGCTGATATGCCGGTCATTTCGGTGTCCATCGCCGAGGAAGAGGTCGCAGGCATCGGCGCCCAGAACATCGCGGGCCAGCTGACCGCCTGGAACTACTACCAGACCGTCGACACGCCGGAGAACAACAAGTTCGTGGCCGACTACAAAGCCAAGTACGGCGCCGACAAGCCGACCTCGGATCCGATGGAAGCTGCCTACACCTCGGTCTACCTATGGAAGAACACCGTCGAGAAGGCAGACTCGTTCGCGGTCAGTGACATTCAGGCTGCTGCCGACGGCGTCAGCTTTGCCGCGCCCGAGGGTGAGGTCGTCATCAACGGCGACAACCACCACATCAGCAAGACCGCGCGCATCGGCGAGATCCGCCCGGACGGCCTGATCTACACCATCTGGGAATCCCCGGCGCCGATCGAGCCCGATCCGTTCCTGGAGACCTACGACTGGGCCGCCGACCTCAACTGA
- a CDS encoding DUF2029 domain-containing protein: MSAFIKAMFIKAMRFVGDLDDEFYDDERQRDVWNESSAIGFQLFYWSILIAAAVLPWASGQTGAWIGLGLLVAATVVGCATMGYSAARGVNLYTAARMGRVRGIVVGLLVAVGAISVLVTLQPEVYSEPSTWVGGAVGGIVGGGAVGAAIWYMRRRNARFENEEV; this comes from the coding sequence ATGAGTGCGTTCATCAAGGCCATGTTCATCAAGGCGATGCGGTTCGTGGGCGATCTGGACGACGAGTTCTACGACGACGAGCGCCAGCGGGATGTCTGGAACGAATCCTCCGCCATAGGGTTTCAGTTGTTCTACTGGTCGATTCTGATTGCTGCCGCAGTGCTTCCATGGGCGTCCGGACAGACGGGAGCGTGGATCGGACTGGGCCTGCTCGTCGCCGCCACGGTCGTCGGTTGCGCGACGATGGGTTACTCGGCGGCACGCGGGGTCAATCTGTACACCGCGGCCAGGATGGGTCGGGTGCGCGGAATCGTGGTCGGTCTGCTCGTTGCCGTCGGAGCTATCAGTGTGCTCGTCACGTTGCAGCCGGAGGTGTATTCGGAACCATCCACCTGGGTGGGGGGAGCCGTCGGTGGCATCGTCGGCGGCGGCGCGGTCGGCGCGGCGATTTGGTACATGCGTCGTCGCAACGCGCGGTTCGAGAACGAAGAGGTCTAG
- the urtD gene encoding urea ABC transporter ATP-binding protein UrtD, protein MIHIDNHQPTFGGNAGMSSQYLEVRGLTVSFDGFKANTDVNLTLMQGDLRFLIGPNGAGKTTLIDAITGLVPATGSVTKSGVELLGKKVHQIARLGVGRTFQTASIFEQLTVLQNLDIAAGSGRSMMTMLRKRKAVSDEIEEALETIGLTKERDKPAGILAHGQKQWLEIGMLLVQNADVLLLDEPVAGMSHEEREETGELLRRIGGERTVVVVEHDMDFMRAFATSVTVLAGGKVLSEGTVAEVQADPKVQEVYLGTAAAGEELEQIAEESAETPQGDSHA, encoded by the coding sequence ATGATTCACATCGACAACCACCAGCCGACGTTCGGTGGAAACGCCGGCATGTCGAGCCAATACCTCGAAGTTCGCGGGCTCACGGTCAGTTTCGACGGTTTCAAAGCGAACACCGACGTGAATCTCACCCTCATGCAGGGCGACCTGCGGTTCCTCATCGGCCCGAACGGCGCCGGCAAGACAACGCTGATCGACGCCATCACCGGACTCGTGCCGGCAACGGGGTCGGTCACCAAGTCAGGCGTCGAATTGCTCGGTAAGAAGGTGCACCAGATCGCGCGCCTCGGCGTCGGTCGAACATTCCAGACTGCCAGCATCTTCGAGCAGCTGACCGTGCTCCAGAACCTCGATATCGCGGCAGGCTCCGGGCGGTCGATGATGACGATGCTGCGCAAGCGCAAGGCCGTCAGCGACGAGATCGAGGAAGCACTCGAGACCATCGGCCTGACGAAGGAGCGCGACAAGCCGGCGGGAATCCTCGCGCACGGTCAGAAGCAATGGCTGGAAATCGGAATGCTGCTGGTACAGAACGCAGATGTGCTTCTTCTCGACGAACCGGTTGCAGGAATGAGCCACGAGGAACGCGAAGAGACCGGTGAGTTGCTGCGCCGTATCGGCGGGGAGCGCACAGTGGTCGTCGTCGAACACGACATGGACTTCATGCGGGCGTTCGCCACCTCCGTCACCGTCCTCGCAGGCGGCAAGGTCCTCTCCGAGGGAACCGTGGCCGAGGTGCAGGCGGATCCCAAGGTCCAGGAGGTCTACCTCGGTACAGCCGCAGCCGGTGAAGAGCTCGAGCAGATCGCTGAAGAGAGTGCCGAGACCCCCCAAGGAGACAGCCATGCTTGA
- a CDS encoding TetR/AcrR family transcriptional regulator C-terminal domain-containing protein: MGRPSAPLLDVDRITTAALTLVEESGGFTMPQLAKKLKVSPSSLYNHVSGRDEIVELLRGRAMSEVDMPEVGAPWREALAQIARGYRDSYGRYPRLIPLLTAQAVNSSAAFGMYNTMARILSEAGFVPADVLRIITVLDSYVLGSALDLAAPEAPWETSDEVGAEFRAALDTIARTAGTRAARSEDAFEFGLRALLAGLDPR; encoded by the coding sequence GTGGGACGACCGTCGGCTCCACTTCTCGACGTCGATCGCATCACGACGGCGGCCCTGACTCTCGTCGAAGAGTCCGGTGGGTTCACCATGCCGCAGCTGGCCAAGAAGCTGAAGGTCAGTCCGTCCTCGCTGTACAACCATGTGTCTGGACGCGACGAGATCGTCGAGCTGCTGCGGGGACGGGCAATGTCCGAGGTTGATATGCCGGAGGTCGGCGCACCGTGGCGCGAGGCGCTCGCACAGATAGCGCGCGGGTACCGAGACAGCTACGGCCGCTATCCACGGCTGATCCCGCTACTGACGGCCCAGGCGGTGAACAGCAGCGCTGCGTTCGGGATGTACAACACGATGGCTCGGATCTTGTCCGAGGCAGGATTCGTACCGGCGGATGTTCTGCGCATCATCACCGTGTTGGACAGCTATGTCCTGGGTTCGGCGCTCGATCTCGCTGCCCCGGAGGCCCCCTGGGAAACGAGCGACGAGGTCGGAGCGGAGTTCCGGGCAGCCTTGGACACCATTGCCCGTACCGCTGGAACTCGTGCAGCACGGTCCGAGGACGCTTTCGAGTTCGGGCTGCGGGCACTCCTGGCGGGACTCGATCCTCGGTAG